From the Euphorbia lathyris chromosome 6, ddEupLath1.1, whole genome shotgun sequence genome, one window contains:
- the LOC136233847 gene encoding trihelix transcription factor ENAP1-like: MGDLTDSVTPSSTSHSRPLPIREDCWSEEATSTLVEVWGRRYMELNRGNLRQKDWQEVADAVNAKHGHTKKTHRTDVQCKNRIDTIKKKYKIEKARVTSSNGTLASSWLFYDSLDSLIGSNFSGKKQASPSLSPSPPVALPVNSFRRTPTSTSTPAMPAVALPQKRPLDDGYFRRNYSAMAAAAAAAESESDEEEEDEERERERENEEDEEGEGIRRLARAIERFGEVYERVESEKLRHMLDLEKQRMKFAKDLETERMRIFTETQIQLEKIKKGKRSGSNGERDY; encoded by the coding sequence ATGGGCGACCTAACGGATTCCGTCACTCCGTCCTCCACCTCTCACTCCCGGCCGTTGCCTATCCGTGAAGATTGCTGGAGTGAGGAAGCTACCTCCACTCTCGTTGAAGTTTGGGGCCGCCGGTATATGGAGCTCAATCGTGGTAATCTTCGACAGAAGGACTGGCAAGAAGTTGCAGACGCAGTTAACGCTAAACACGGCCATACAAAGAAAACGCATCGCACCGATGTGCAGTGTAAGAATCGGATCGATACGATTAAGAAGAAGTACAAGATCGAGAAAGCTAGGGTTACATCCTCTAATGGAACGTTGGCGTCGTCTTGGCTTTTCTATGACAGCTTGGATTCGTTGATTGGATCTAATTTTTCCGGTAAGAAACAAGCTTCTCCCTCCCTCTCACCGTCCCCGCCGGTGGCTTTGCCGGTGAATTCGTTTAGGAGGACTCCGACCTCGACCTCGACGCCGGCCATGCCTGCTGTGGCGCTTCCACAGAAGAGGCCATTGGATGATGGGTATTTCAGGAGGAATTACTCAGCTATGGCCGCGGCTGCAGCAGCTGCAGAATCAGAGAGcgatgaagaagaggaggacGAGGAGAGGGAAAGAGAGAGGGAaaatgaggaagatgaagagggaGAAGGGATAAGGAGATTGGCTAGAGCTATAGAGAGATTTGGGGAGGTTTATGAGAGGGTGGAAAGTGAGAAATTGAGGCATATGTTGGATTTGGAGAAGCAGAGGATGAAATTCGCCAAAGATTTAGAGACGGAAAGGATGCGGATTTTCACAGAGACGCAAATTCAGCTTGAGAAGATCAAGAAAGGCAAACGATCCGGCTCTAATGGTGAGAGAGATTACTAA